The DNA segment atactcatttgatttatagaacttcattctatcctatctcccgatttaggatccgattgtttaacatagtgatccatactaggtgccacttgattccttgatttcccgagctttgttaggacacttaatcaaggatacttgcaatctcaagtgagtacatagtcccctcttttactgttttcaattgttttggggtgaaacatatttgcctatctgttattttcctgattttaaactatatgattgcACATGCTTAATACtcattcttttgacaaattaaacaattacctatggtttaaacactgattttccaaaacttataaaactaattgttggattgtacctattttatacattcacccagccgattggtagtatgatatagcgctataggactagacaccccattcctgttgtatggaatgtaagaaaccaaatttaaaccaaatagaaattgccttcgtggtatttctatagtctccaaagtgtagtttgatacactaaggctttgttgaataccaaatcacactctctttgtatatgttgatatactacaaaagtacagtttgatgtgctctcaaatgtgatctaccaaagtatattttgatatactaagtacaaaatccaacatatgttttaacatactttgttattttaaactaaagtatattttgatatactacccaaagcatagtttgatatgctactattttccaaagtatagtttgatatactacctactttgttattttgaactaaagtatatcttgatatactatctaaagcatagttgatatgctacttttaaaccaaagcatagttgatatgctatttacaaaccaaagtataatttgatatactaccaatacttttattcttaaaccaaagtatacttgagatatactaccaaaactattattttaattactaaagtatattttgatatactatccatttaactatttcaaaactaaagtatactttgatatactatttatacaaacttttcaaaaccaaagtatatttttgtctatactataaacccgttttccaaaacgacacgttttcagaaacaaaacttttacattagattcatggctattttgaaaacataaaacctttttttttcgtattatctaaagccatgagtctaatacacaaaaacctatgttactcacaggcatttttatgctgacgtgtctattttcatatatgtttcaggtaatgctatgtgatgattgatgatgcacactacatataggatggacttgtgccttagcgactttaaaactgagaaacaattgaTTGTATTTATCTTAGTTATACcaaaaacaatgagttcaataattcaataaaacaaaactatttgatccatggttgtgaaacaatgattctgttacaacactccccgacgtttccgccacgttttgttgttttacgtggtcggggtgtgacaatcatgtcccccttttcttttaattgttttcagttttacaacttcgggggtgaaatacatgttgcaTACtgattacaaacgttttatacttggtatgattagctaaggaatgtactactagatcacgtgaatgggtaggctattgtcttaagaccattaatccttgtataaggaccgagggcatgagtgatagatctattgggtgttgcgagccccacccatgggactgcgagtggctgcatgtggtgactatgtcgttccgccggaggggccggtacgaaatacgcatactggtttgagtgcttcctaggccatgcCACTTATTAacgtattagctacacattaattgatatGTTTTTTTCTTATTGCTATATACCAGGGACATACATTTATACAGACACACTTTAAAGGCTTATTCattcacatacacatgaactcgctcaacttttgttgatgtttttcaaactacatgtgtttcaggaaattaagtatggatctagTGGGCGTTGGAGTTTCAAGTCAAGTTAaatataaagatgtcatccatggtctttgggtttggtcagtgtgtcttaatcctggacgagacacgtcttccaaactttgATTACCActaatatcttttgacgagtccttagcgaACTTTACACAATTcatatggtttgtaaaacttgaatttgaagtctacgttttagtcaatgttgttatgttttaaactcattttatggatgacaaatctttggttttatcatatagttgtttgatatggttgaatgcaatgataacaagaaagtcacaccataatcacgcttccgcaaaagtcagggtgtgacattgggtataactcctgagctatttaataaaatatataatgcacttgTGTTATGTATAGTAACCCAGTtcaactttatccctacgtcacgagacagaagcCCAatgaacttagtcgggcagagtcttgacatgcgttatggagcctagatcaatcggacagggtatcagtgatcagggtttaaaacacttaaaacggggcagggcTTTGGAGTATTATAGGGTCTAATACttaaagaagaaagaaaaaaagatGGCGAGAGAGTGTAGGCAAAATGGAAAGAGAAGTTTGAGCAAATTCAAAGTGTCTGGATTGtctctatttatactgaattgGTAGCTTTGAGTCCACGCAAACATCCTGATGTGCCCACGTACACAATTCtaatttagttgttatgttttagttatattattattttattattataattaattcagctgcttcacttatttggcgcttataacttctaaaatattacgttttacaaaacaataaatatgtcattagaacgagaataatcttatctacattttgaaccaagtttcactaaaaacggagtaagtccaaatataatgtatttttataatttaattattaaatggttcctaggcccgtctaggtacttcatatttctaacagtcaaCTTACCTGTAATCtacctgtctaataatataagcttttatatacttttattttaatagaaaggtcacccatatacaggcTAATTAATTAGCATAACATTACAGccaactatatataaaatagtttttaaaactatttgggtcgaataattatattaaaaataaaactagttactagtggttaataaatttaaacaatcTATGATAAAAAATGGATATGTTACACTGATGCATTACCACAGAAtaaatggggaacatatttgttGATTTTAAAACATATGAGAAAGTCTGAAAGTATGAATTTGAGTAAGTTCATTTAGAAGATTGAAGAACATGAATTAGATGttcagaaaactgctatcatgaataatccaaatgctcaacaagatgttagtCTATACTATAGAGGAAGCAAATTTGAGACTACTCCGAGTCCGAAGATTAAGACTGCTTTCAGTGCTAATGGTACTTCCGAAACAAATGTTAGCACTACAACTCAGagtggtggatattcttcatcttattcaagttttgatccaaatTTCACAACACCAAGTTCTCAACGACAAAATTCAAAAAATCTGCAATGCAATGTGACATTAAACAtacaaaatggtcaaaatctctCTCCAGAtatggctaagcaacacatggcatcacttgttaCTATGTTAGAGCCTTATGAAAGCTTAGTTTCTGGAAgaattggaaatccgatgctcactaaagaggattatgaccagattgattctgaagaacttgagttgatggacatcaggtggtgtttagctagtgttttgagaagagaagaaaaattcaaacaaatcactggtagagatgatcttcgtgatgcggcCACATCTCAGTTAGGGTTTGACAAATTaaaggttacttgttttcgttgcagagaAAAAGGGCATTTTATACGAGAGTGCACAAACAGAGAAGCAACCGGAAGAGAAGATCcgtttggaaacaacgattatcatcgaaaagcaatttatcatcaggttgctcaacaaccgtcatcatccattactattgaagatggaaagaagaaagcttatctggttaatcaagatgatgaaagattggcagagggttttagctgggagaaaTACATTCCAGCTGATTCAGATAAATCAGCCTTTGTTGCTCAAATCTTGGAAGAAGAGTCAGTCAAATCTAAGCCAAAAAGAACTTCAGATCATCAGAAAGTGATGAAGACacagatgatgaagaagagtatATTAATACAGCTAGACAAAATTTGGATTcatttagttttaatttttttcttgcAGATAAAATCGAGATGTTGAAAGAGAAAAGGGCTGCTTGACTGAAtagagaattggaagaattggaaGCAAGAAGGATTGCTGAAGAAAAGGCAAAAATGGAAGCTGAAAAGGCAAAAGCTGAAGAAAAACCGACACAGAAGGTCGAGATTGATGAAAGTGAAGCTATGATAAAAGTTGAGACAGAACCAAATGTGATTGAGAAGGTGatggagaaaattgttgaagtggataaaattgttgaagtggagaGAATAGTTGAAAATAttattgaagttgaaaaaatcgtCGATGTTGATaagatagttgaagttgaaaaaatcgtCGAAGTTGATaagattgtcgaacttgaaatcttgtttgaaagattttctatttctgacatactaggtctttgtgcgtgatgatatctggggtattataccaggacttctgcttttgcggaagcaatagcctcgtcctcgtataatgctctgcactgctttgattataaagctcaccctcagcataaaaatgatgaaacattgaaaaatgctaatcatgtgctgttgaagaaaagatccccaaacgggacacacctaaagacgagccatcatctctttttctgaacagaagttctaacctgagctctcatggtctcgcatttacccgtttacatatatcattagtgtacattcacctgtaagactgaatatagaagtctggatacgggagtatattctgaggtgggacacccgaataagtttaagttcattaaaacactaatctcgtatctcgaaacaattgaactttgtgtaaaaatttaagaggatcagtatactgacaatctacgtgaatcgtttagaacttaaaatgtttaaagcttaatggtgttagtgatttgtctcataaactgttatgatcctcttacacaaactcacaaaaatattgtatgtaaatatttctttactgctttccattagtgtgttttagtataaaacattgaaaatgcaaaaagattttatttcatcttattttcgacaactgattttgaaaagctgattttcaaaaattccaagtgctaaacatgatgggcaacaggtttgggaaagtttgtttgaaaaaaaggAAAATAGTATTCTTACAAGTGATCATCAgagtttttaaatgttaaatcattttgaacaatatctacaagtggttaataaatttgtcaaatttttaaatttgtgaaatttatttgaggtagagtttgtgcaggcAGAAGCAGCCAGGGTTCGATTCCTGAATACTTTCCGCATAAAGCCTGAGCAGAGTTTGAATCAGTTTTCGATCTTAGAACGAGAGCTATGTCAGATTGCGATcccggaacaacttaagggggagtctgcttgcaaaggggagtctgaaggcAGTAAAGCCAGTTTCtaatcaagagaattagaaagctcaAGAGCCAGGTTGCGATTCTGAAACTATGAAGAAAAGAAGAGATTGAAGATTTGTAGATCAACATCCAGGGGGAGGTTAGCTGATGATGTTGATaaagagaagagagaagattgaaggatgcttacacTGTCAGATACTTTGGAAGAGCACGAAGActaatcaagactgaagacttgtcatgctgaagactcgacaccgaagacttcgtcaacatccaagggggagtctgttggtacatatgtctgtcgacttcgtcttgtatcgtgtCTTGTATCTAAATAGGATAAACCAGAGCTCGGTAATCAAGAAATTAGGAATTGTGTGTAAACAGTCCAGTTCGCACGAAATGGAAGAGCCAGTTCGTATGAAATGGACATTGTCCATTTCGTACGAAGTGAGCATGCCCATTCCATGCGAATTGGCctctcctataaatacctgaaCTTgggttgtcatttgtaactttgtgattccagagccgaagtgctgctgaagtgtctCCAGCAAGTAAAATgttgttatatcaatatacaagataattaaagtgtatatcaagctgattcaacatcaatacatttgtttccgcctctcataTTGATCAAAGAGTCTTCtgacgactcgtttggtcgtgcaaacgatcctacagggagctccagtgttgttcgtaAATAAAAAGGATGGAACCTtacggatgtgcatcgattacaaaGAGTTGAATAAACTCACAGTCAATaatcggtatccactaccgaggattgatgacttattcgaccagttgcaaggatcgagctattactccaagattgaccttcggtctggttatcatcagttgagaatacAGGAGGAGAGCATACCAAAGACAacgttcagaactcgttatgggcactacgagtttctcgttatgccatttTGACGGACAAACGCTCCTtcggttttcatggacctaatgaatcgcgtatgcaaaccatatctcgataaatttgtgtgacacctgtgtcacttcaaccatcaaacaaatgccaaaccattgaaatattgtatttcatacttgagaTTTGTAAAAAAAtctgtgtatcgtttgcacatatcaattcttgttcgatttcaagctttaaatcgctttctggaaggttatacgcgcactgatgcgtaagtgtaaccagtttaatgcaacgaacactccggaatagtgaaataggcttaacataccttaaataacctccacataacttagaaataagttttggatggtttggtgtgttgaaatcaagtttgttcgatcgtagggactaattgtttcaaactgcaaaactatacagatttgtatagtaacgaacattccggaacttgatcataagttaaatatgccctaaatatgctTCACATAGCTtaaaaataggctttgaggtgttttgtgtgctaaaataaactttcatgaacaatagggactaaaagcgtcaaaaagtgcataagtttgtattttcgcgcatatcttacgttctgaatacatccggacatccaaaaatctttgtaagcattaaaatattttattttagtgtttggtatgataaaattccattggtcgcttaatttggatcgtttttgcgttcgttaagacttccgtcataattaaccgaacaacacaaccgtacggccaaatgaaccgacgtccgagatatttttgagcatgttttaagttccttatactttaacttcattttagagctttgaaatggggttaacgggtcttaaacgtgtcaaaaatgcatcaaatagcAAGTTTGGGGCTTCAGGGGCCTATTCTGCCAAAATTCAATTTTTGCTGACCTGCAGTGGGTATGAGGTGTACGGactagatcgaagctcgtttcccgataaacgatcctaacggttctagcattcctataaatacccaacccattcacttgcaaaaacctacttgatttttctgagatttctctaagttgaagtgctagccacttcatacctgagaatacttggaaaatcaaagcttgcggggaccttttgtaaatattttttgttcttttcattcgtttttatcgttaaattcaaactgcatttgactttctgctttgaccagtttatggtcaatgcgaagttcatttgaacttcatagcgtgagcgtaatcacgatggttatagtccctagtgactatacctactgattaccacattatctaggctccGTGACgagtattttgtaaccaaactactctagggtatcaaaactgtttgttttgatatcaaaacctattttctaacttaactaaacatgtttcgacatgtttagctcgtcactttttagattagtgcttatgtagagtcgtaagtcaagcggactaaacacccgcttagacttacgaactagacccgtttggtcaatctttaggatccgaccaaacatgtttagtgaccatagttgtatagggaataaccttccaaggttataccttatggttacttcgtttaagtagttgtatgataggtagtttatatgccttaggaaaattaccaaaataccctttttatgcataattgatgtTTAAGCATAtataacccaaacttttgtcacttaactaattatgcaacataattaaacatgtttaggcatataatacttgtcataggactagttaggcggtccgaacgcgttttacgcgaacgacacgttaaagtagcgcaagctacctaaacgggtcataatgggtcataagcacttaggataggtttcattttagtatgtaggcctagttaaaccatatcatataaGTTCCCATgctcatttggttcacgagacctcatactatccaatcccccgatttaggtccggtttatttatgtagttatcaacaTTAGGtaccgtttgattccgtgctccctctagcttacttggtagttgttcaagactcctaagcactctcaagtgagtacatagtcccctcttttactgttttcaactattttggggtgaaacatgtgtacctatttgttatgttcttgttttcaaaagtataattgattatacatactaGTACTTATCTTTATATAAACttaatgattatttatggtttaaactctaAAATTTTCTCAAAAGATTATAAGATTaatgtttggaatagtacttatttggTTCACCAgtccggttggtagtatgatatagcgctataggatttgacaccccattcctgttgtcatggaatgtctgaaaccaatttgtttctccat comes from the Helianthus annuus cultivar XRQ/B chromosome 4, HanXRQr2.0-SUNRISE, whole genome shotgun sequence genome and includes:
- the LOC118491544 gene encoding uncharacterized protein LOC118491544, which translates into the protein MEAEKAKAEEKPTQKVEIDESEAMIKVETEPNVIEKVMEKIVEVDKIVEVERIVENIIEVEKIVDVDKIVEVEKIVEVEFVQAEAARVRFLNTFRIKPEQSLNQFSILERELCQIAIPEQLKGESACKGESEGSKASF